Proteins from one Thioflavicoccus mobilis 8321 genomic window:
- the ftsW gene encoding putative lipid II flippase FtsW, whose amino-acid sequence MSAVLPLSRRRQVRPDLALDYGLLACVLGLLGLGLVMVASASMPLSERIYHDPFHFLVRHVIALSLALSAGFAAYWVPTVWWQRARTALLALGVVLLILVLIPGLGYTANGATRWIPLGPFKLQSSEFMKLFAIIYVSGYLVRHREAVTGSVAGFLRPMVLMGLVSALIMAEPDFGTMAVMMATVLGLLFLGGVQARHFIVLATLVTLALAALIAIEPYRVERVLSFLNPFEDAFDTGYQLSQALIAFGRGEWFGVGLGNGIQKQFFLPEPHTDFIAAVVGEELGLVGVLAIVAAFAFITWRAFVIGARAFADEQRFAAFLAYGIGLSLGLQAFVNLGVNIGVLPTKGLTLPFLSYGSNSLIVACLAIGVLLRIDSDQRRRAREAGPEKGLRWVRA is encoded by the coding sequence ATGAGTGCCGTCTTGCCGCTGTCACGTCGGCGTCAGGTGCGCCCCGATCTGGCCCTGGATTATGGCCTCCTGGCCTGCGTCCTCGGCCTGCTCGGCCTCGGGTTGGTGATGGTCGCCTCGGCCTCGATGCCGCTGTCGGAGCGCATTTACCACGACCCGTTCCACTTCCTGGTCCGCCACGTCATCGCCTTGTCCTTGGCGCTGAGCGCCGGGTTTGCGGCCTATTGGGTCCCGACCGTGTGGTGGCAGCGGGCGCGTACGGCCTTGCTCGCGCTCGGGGTGGTGCTGTTGATCCTGGTCCTCATCCCGGGGCTCGGCTACACGGCCAACGGGGCGACGCGCTGGATCCCGCTCGGGCCGTTCAAGCTCCAGAGCTCCGAGTTCATGAAGTTGTTTGCGATCATCTACGTCTCCGGCTACCTGGTGCGTCACCGGGAGGCGGTGACGGGCAGCGTAGCAGGCTTCCTACGGCCGATGGTGCTGATGGGGCTGGTCAGCGCCCTGATCATGGCCGAGCCGGACTTCGGTACCATGGCTGTGATGATGGCGACCGTGCTTGGGCTGCTGTTTCTCGGCGGGGTCCAGGCGCGCCACTTCATTGTGCTGGCGACTCTGGTCACGCTCGCGCTGGCGGCGTTGATCGCCATCGAGCCGTACCGCGTCGAGCGCGTCCTGTCGTTTCTGAATCCATTCGAGGACGCTTTCGACACCGGCTATCAGCTCTCCCAGGCCTTGATCGCCTTCGGTCGCGGCGAGTGGTTCGGCGTCGGTCTCGGCAACGGCATCCAGAAGCAGTTCTTTCTGCCCGAGCCGCACACGGATTTCATCGCCGCCGTTGTGGGCGAGGAGCTCGGCCTGGTCGGCGTGCTCGCGATCGTCGCGGCCTTCGCCTTCATCACCTGGCGCGCCTTCGTCATCGGGGCCCGGGCCTTCGCCGACGAGCAGCGGTTCGCCGCCTTCCTTGCCTATGGCATCGGCTTGAGCTTGGGGCTGCAAGCCTTCGTGAACCTCGGTGTGAACATCGGGGTGCTCCCGACCAAGGGGCTGACCCTGCCCTTCCTGAGCTACGGCAGCAACAGCTTGATCGTGGCTTGCCTGGCGATCGGCGTCCTGCTGCGGATCGACAGCGACCAACGGCGCCGCGCGCGCGAGGCCGGACCTGAGAAGGGGCTGCGATGGGTACGCGCGTGA
- a CDS encoding D-alanine--D-alanine ligase has protein sequence MTQDPAKFGKVAVLLGGRSAEREISLKSGSAVLAALRERGVEAQPLDPGPDVLERLREGGVERAFIALHGRGGEDGRIQGALETLGLPYTGSGVLGSALGMDKYRCKLLWRGLGLPTADFVLLRGQADLVAAADLGFPLMIKPVHEGSSIGMARVEDREALAQAWRTASGFDALVLAERWIEGAEYTCAVLGHEALPLIRLETPRMFYDYEAKYQAETTRYLCPCGLPGADEAALRRLALEAFDAVGASGWGRVDLMVDGQGQPLLLEINTIPGMTDHSLVPMAARAQGLSFADLVWRILETTLGDG, from the coding sequence ATGACGCAGGATCCGGCGAAATTCGGCAAGGTGGCGGTGTTGCTCGGCGGGCGTTCGGCCGAGCGCGAGATCTCGCTGAAGAGTGGCTCGGCGGTGCTCGCTGCGTTGCGCGAGCGCGGCGTCGAAGCGCAACCGCTCGACCCGGGTCCCGATGTCCTGGAGCGGCTGCGCGAGGGGGGGGTCGAGCGCGCCTTCATCGCGTTGCATGGCCGTGGCGGCGAGGACGGTCGGATCCAGGGTGCCCTGGAGACGCTTGGTCTGCCCTACACGGGTTCGGGGGTGCTGGGCTCGGCCCTCGGCATGGACAAGTATCGCTGCAAGCTCCTGTGGCGTGGTCTGGGGTTGCCGACGGCGGATTTCGTCCTGCTGCGCGGCCAGGCCGACTTGGTGGCTGCCGCCGACCTCGGTTTCCCGCTGATGATCAAGCCGGTCCATGAGGGTTCGAGCATCGGCATGGCCCGGGTCGAGGACCGCGAGGCCCTGGCGCAGGCCTGGCGGACGGCGTCGGGCTTCGATGCCCTGGTCCTCGCCGAACGCTGGATCGAAGGGGCCGAGTACACCTGTGCGGTCCTCGGGCACGAGGCCTTGCCGCTGATCCGCCTAGAGACGCCGCGGATGTTCTATGACTACGAGGCCAAGTATCAGGCCGAGACGACCCGCTACCTCTGCCCGTGCGGGTTGCCCGGCGCGGACGAGGCGGCGCTGCGGCGGCTCGCGCTTGAGGCCTTCGATGCGGTTGGCGCAAGCGGCTGGGGGCGTGTCGACCTGATGGTCGACGGCCAGGGTCAGCCGTTGTTGCTGGAGATCAACACGATTCCGGGTATGACCGACCACAGCCTGGTGCCGATGGCGGCTCGGGCCCAAGGGCTATCGTTCGCCGATTTGGTATGGCGCATCCTGGAGACGACGCTCGGCGATGGCTAA
- the murG gene encoding undecaprenyldiphospho-muramoylpentapeptide beta-N-acetylglucosaminyltransferase yields the protein MGTRVMVMAGGTGGHVFPALAVADRLREQGMEVSWIGTHRGMEARLVPQYGFELDCIPVSGLRGKGRVTLLMAPLRLTRALWAAGWVLLRRRPSVVLGMGGFASGPGGLMAWLLRRPLVIHEQNRIPGLTNQWLARFADRVFEAFPGSFPAQRRAQACGNPVRREIAALVPPGERFAGRAGPRRLLVLGGSLGAKALNETVPPALAGLPPGERPIVRHQCGERTLEIARAAYAAAGVEAELVPFIDDMAQAYGWADLVVCRAGALTVSELAATGVGAILVPYPFAVDDHQVGNARVLSDVGAARLVRQSDLTVTALTELLATLLADRAGLLAMAEAARTRAAPRATEEIAAACWEVARR from the coding sequence ATGGGTACGCGCGTGATGGTCATGGCTGGCGGTACAGGCGGTCACGTCTTTCCGGCGCTCGCGGTCGCCGATCGGTTGCGTGAGCAGGGGATGGAGGTGAGCTGGATCGGTACTCATCGAGGGATGGAGGCGCGGCTCGTTCCCCAGTATGGCTTCGAACTCGACTGTATCCCGGTCTCCGGGCTGCGTGGCAAGGGCCGCGTCACGCTACTGATGGCCCCGTTGCGGCTCACCCGCGCGCTCTGGGCAGCCGGTTGGGTCCTGCTGCGGCGGCGTCCGAGCGTGGTGCTGGGCATGGGTGGCTTCGCCTCCGGGCCGGGCGGCCTGATGGCCTGGTTGCTGCGCCGCCCGCTCGTGATCCACGAACAGAACCGCATCCCCGGGTTGACCAATCAATGGCTCGCTCGGTTCGCCGACCGGGTGTTCGAGGCCTTCCCGGGCAGCTTCCCGGCGCAGCGCCGAGCTCAGGCCTGCGGTAACCCGGTGCGCCGCGAGATCGCCGCGCTGGTGCCGCCGGGCGAACGCTTCGCCGGGCGCGCCGGGCCGCGTCGGTTGCTGGTGCTGGGCGGCTCACTCGGCGCCAAGGCGTTGAACGAGACAGTGCCGCCGGCCTTGGCCGGCCTGCCACCGGGCGAGCGGCCCATCGTGCGCCACCAATGCGGCGAGCGCACGTTGGAGATCGCGCGTGCCGCCTACGCGGCGGCCGGCGTCGAGGCCGAACTGGTGCCCTTCATCGACGATATGGCGCAGGCCTATGGCTGGGCCGATTTGGTCGTCTGCCGCGCCGGCGCCTTGACCGTCTCCGAGCTCGCCGCCACTGGCGTCGGCGCCATCCTGGTGCCCTATCCGTTTGCCGTCGATGACCACCAGGTCGGCAACGCGCGGGTCCTGAGCGACGTCGGTGCGGCGCGACTGGTACGCCAGAGCGACCTGACCGTCACGGCCCTCACGGAACTCCTCGCGACCCTCCTCGCCGATCGGGCGGGGCTGCTGGCGATGGCCGAGGCGGCGCGCACCCGCGCCGCGCCGCGGGCGACCGAGGAGATCGCGGCGGCTTGTTGGGAGGTGGCCAGGCGATGA
- a CDS encoding UDP-N-acetylmuramoyl-tripeptide--D-alanyl-D-alanine ligase yields MRWQLAAACEQLGGHLVGEDVGFDGVGTDSRRDCNGQLFVALRGAHHDGHGFVAQAAAQGAAAALVEEALPVALPQCVVADTRVALGRLAAACRDRLPGRVVAITGSNGKTTCKEMVAAILAEVGSVRATVGNLNNDIGLPLTLLGAGEESYLVLEMGANHAGEIAYLTAIARPAAALITGAGRAHLEGFGSLEGVARAKGEIIAGLPAQGTLVAPSESPFLALWRELADGRRVLTFGLDGAADVAADPSQVRTRWDDGGFRTEFEVRHGELRLPIVLPLAGQHNVRNALAAAALTLAAGAPPGAIAAGLARIAPVPGRLAPFSGLAGSRLIDDSYNANPDSVAAAIAVLTALSGRRHLALGDLGELGPEAARLHEEIGQVARAAGVECLHAVGELSAHAVATFGPGGLHYSDQGALIAALRGALGAGDVVLVKGSRAAGMERVVAALRRSES; encoded by the coding sequence ATGAGGTGGCAGCTGGCAGCGGCCTGCGAACAGCTCGGCGGCCATCTGGTCGGCGAGGATGTTGGCTTCGACGGCGTCGGCACCGACAGCCGCCGCGACTGCAACGGCCAGCTGTTCGTCGCTCTGCGCGGTGCCCACCACGACGGGCATGGTTTCGTCGCCCAAGCGGCGGCCCAAGGCGCGGCGGCGGCCCTCGTCGAGGAGGCGCTGCCGGTCGCGCTGCCCCAATGTGTCGTTGCCGACACCCGAGTCGCCCTTGGGCGGCTGGCGGCGGCCTGCCGCGACCGGCTGCCGGGGCGGGTCGTCGCGATCACGGGCAGCAACGGCAAGACCACCTGCAAGGAGATGGTCGCGGCGATCCTCGCCGAGGTCGGTTCGGTGCGCGCGACGGTCGGTAACCTGAACAACGACATCGGTCTGCCCCTGACGCTGCTCGGGGCGGGCGAGGAGTCCTACCTGGTCCTCGAGATGGGTGCCAACCATGCCGGCGAGATCGCCTATCTCACCGCCATCGCCCGGCCGGCGGCGGCGCTGATCACGGGCGCCGGGCGCGCCCATCTGGAGGGCTTCGGCAGCCTCGAAGGGGTCGCCCGGGCCAAGGGCGAGATCATCGCCGGACTGCCGGCGCAGGGCACGCTGGTCGCGCCCAGCGAATCGCCGTTCCTGGCGTTGTGGCGCGAACTGGCCGATGGGCGGCGGGTGCTGACCTTCGGTCTCGATGGGGCAGCGGACGTCGCGGCCGACCCATCGCAGGTGCGGACGCGCTGGGACGATGGCGGCTTTCGGACCGAGTTCGAGGTGCGCCACGGCGAGCTGCGGCTGCCGATCGTGCTGCCCCTGGCCGGGCAGCACAATGTTCGCAATGCCTTGGCCGCCGCGGCCTTGACGCTCGCCGCCGGCGCGCCGCCTGGCGCGATTGCGGCCGGACTAGCCCGCATCGCCCCGGTGCCGGGGCGGCTCGCACCGTTCTCGGGCCTGGCCGGCAGCCGGCTCATCGACGACAGCTACAACGCCAATCCGGACTCGGTGGCGGCGGCGATCGCGGTGCTGACCGCCCTTTCCGGGCGGCGTCACCTGGCCCTCGGCGACCTCGGCGAGTTGGGGCCCGAGGCTGCCCGGCTCCACGAGGAGATCGGGCAGGTGGCGCGTGCCGCTGGCGTGGAATGCCTCCACGCGGTCGGCGAACTCAGTGCCCACGCGGTCGCGACCTTCGGCCCCGGTGGGCTTCATTATTCGGATCAGGGCGCGCTGATCGCGGCCCTGCGGGGGGCGCTTGGCGCCGGGGATGTGGTCCTTGTCAAGGGTTCGCGCGCGGCCGGGATGGAGCGGGTCGTGGCGGCCCTGCGCCGATCGGAGTCCTAG
- the mraY gene encoding phospho-N-acetylmuramoyl-pentapeptide-transferase, translating into MLLLLTDWFAEHLSGFAVFRYLTLRTILGVLTALVISFVVGPAMIRRLTAYKIGQTVRNDGPQTHLSKAGTPTMGGALILVAIGVSTLLWADLANPYVWIVLVTTLAFGVIGLIDDYKKLVLKDPRGLASRYKYLWQTICGLVAAVVLYLVAATPAETALLVPYLKEVSLQLGPWFILLTYFVIVGSSNAVNLTDGLDGLAIMPTVLVAGALGIFVYASGHLDFANYLKIPYIAGVGEVAVFCGALVGAGLGFLWFNAYPAQVFMGDVGALALGAALGTVAVIARQELVLFIMGGVFVAETLSVMLQVASFKLTRRRIFRMAPLHHHFELQGWPEPRVIVRFWIATVILVLIGLASLKIR; encoded by the coding sequence ATGTTGCTACTCCTTACAGATTGGTTCGCCGAGCACCTGAGCGGCTTCGCCGTATTCAGGTACTTGACGCTGCGCACCATCCTGGGCGTTCTGACCGCGCTGGTGATCTCCTTCGTCGTCGGCCCGGCGATGATCCGGCGGCTGACGGCCTACAAGATCGGCCAGACGGTACGCAATGACGGGCCGCAGACCCATCTGTCGAAGGCGGGCACCCCGACGATGGGCGGGGCCCTGATCCTGGTCGCGATCGGCGTCAGCACGCTGCTGTGGGCCGATCTCGCCAATCCCTACGTTTGGATCGTGCTGGTCACGACGCTCGCCTTCGGTGTCATCGGCCTGATCGACGACTACAAGAAGCTGGTCCTGAAGGATCCGCGCGGCCTCGCATCCCGCTACAAGTACCTGTGGCAGACCATTTGCGGGCTGGTCGCCGCAGTGGTCCTCTATCTGGTAGCGGCCACGCCAGCCGAGACGGCGCTGCTCGTGCCCTATCTCAAGGAGGTCTCGCTCCAGCTCGGTCCTTGGTTCATTCTGCTGACCTATTTCGTCATCGTCGGCTCGAGCAACGCCGTCAATCTGACCGATGGCCTCGACGGGCTGGCGATCATGCCGACGGTGCTGGTCGCCGGCGCACTCGGCATTTTCGTCTATGCCTCGGGTCACCTCGACTTCGCGAACTACCTCAAGATCCCTTACATCGCCGGCGTCGGCGAGGTCGCGGTCTTCTGTGGCGCTCTGGTCGGGGCCGGTCTCGGCTTTCTCTGGTTCAACGCCTATCCGGCCCAGGTCTTCATGGGCGATGTCGGCGCGCTAGCCCTCGGCGCGGCCCTCGGTACGGTCGCCGTGATCGCCCGCCAGGAGTTGGTGCTCTTCATCATGGGCGGGGTCTTCGTTGCCGAGACGCTGTCGGTGATGCTCCAGGTCGCCTCGTTCAAGCTGACGCGTCGGCGCATCTTCCGGATGGCGCCGCTGCACCATCACTTCGAGCTCCAGGGTTGGCCCGAGCCGCGGGTCATCGTGCGTTTCTGGATTGCGACCGTGATCCTGGTCTTGATCGGTCTGGCGAGTCTGAAGATCCGCTGA
- the murD gene encoding UDP-N-acetylmuramoyl-L-alanine--D-glutamate ligase, which produces MKTSRDKAPEQRAAAGRTLVVGLGKTGLSCARFLHAQGVQVAVTDSREAPPGLAALRAELPDVALFLGGFRRNVFDAADRLVVSPGISTAVPEIQAAAARGVTVIGDIELFAGAVRAPVVAITGSNGKSTVTTLVGLMARQAGWRAAVGGNLGEPALDLLAEEAKLYILELSSFQLETTATLRPRVGAVLNVSPDHMDRYPDLAAYAAAKQRIFAGAEVAVVNLEDPTVAAMPTGGAERRGFTLGIPEEGVFGLCDRAGEPWLCHGATPWLSAGELLIPGRHNQANALAALAIGAAVGFPREAMVEALRRFRGLPHRSELVADQGGLRWYDDSKGTNPGATVAALDGLAPSGCGYKVVLIAGGDGKGADFAPLAPVVARAARALVLIGRDAPRLAEVLGGRVPIQNADDMDDAVRQAAALAEPGDSVLLSPACASFDMFEDYEDRGRVFAAAVRRLYG; this is translated from the coding sequence ATGAAGACGTCACGCGACAAGGCCCCTGAACAGCGCGCTGCGGCGGGGCGTACGCTCGTCGTCGGGCTCGGCAAGACGGGGCTTTCATGTGCCCGCTTCCTGCATGCCCAGGGTGTGCAGGTCGCCGTCACCGACTCGCGCGAGGCCCCGCCTGGGCTGGCCGCGCTGCGCGCCGAACTGCCCGATGTGGCGCTCTTTCTCGGGGGCTTCCGCCGCAACGTTTTCGATGCCGCCGATCGCCTCGTCGTCAGCCCAGGGATATCGACGGCGGTGCCGGAGATCCAGGCGGCTGCGGCCCGCGGGGTGACGGTCATCGGTGATATCGAGCTCTTCGCCGGGGCGGTTCGGGCGCCGGTCGTGGCGATCACCGGTTCCAACGGCAAGAGCACCGTGACCACGCTGGTCGGGCTGATGGCGCGCCAGGCCGGCTGGCGGGCGGCGGTCGGCGGCAACCTCGGTGAGCCGGCACTGGACCTGCTCGCCGAAGAGGCAAAACTCTATATCTTGGAACTCTCCAGCTTCCAGCTCGAGACGACGGCCACGCTGCGTCCGCGGGTCGGGGCAGTGCTCAACGTCTCACCCGACCACATGGATCGTTACCCAGACCTCGCCGCCTACGCAGCGGCCAAGCAGCGGATCTTCGCTGGTGCCGAGGTGGCCGTCGTTAATCTCGAAGATCCGACTGTCGCGGCGATGCCGACCGGGGGCGCGGAGCGGCGAGGCTTTACGCTGGGGATACCCGAAGAGGGGGTCTTCGGGCTCTGCGATCGGGCCGGCGAACCTTGGCTCTGTCATGGCGCGACCCCGTGGCTGTCGGCCGGTGAACTGCTCATCCCGGGGCGGCACAATCAGGCGAACGCGCTCGCCGCACTGGCCATCGGCGCCGCAGTCGGGTTTCCCCGCGAGGCGATGGTCGAGGCGCTTCGCCGCTTTCGCGGGTTGCCGCACCGTAGCGAGCTGGTTGCCGATCAGGGCGGGCTGCGTTGGTACGACGATTCGAAGGGGACCAACCCCGGGGCGACGGTCGCCGCCCTCGACGGTCTGGCCCCGTCCGGCTGCGGCTATAAGGTCGTCCTGATCGCCGGTGGCGACGGCAAGGGCGCCGACTTCGCGCCGCTGGCGCCGGTCGTCGCGCGGGCGGCCCGCGCCCTGGTGCTCATCGGCCGCGATGCGCCGCGGCTCGCCGAGGTCCTCGGGGGCCGGGTGCCGATTCAGAACGCTGACGATATGGACGACGCGGTGCGCCAGGCGGCCGCGCTGGCCGAGCCGGGCGATAGCGTGCTGCTCTCACCGGCTTGCGCGAGCTTCGATATGTTCGAGGACTACGAGGATCGCGGCCGCGTCTTCGCCGCCGCGGTGAGGAGGCTGTACGGATGA
- the murB gene encoding UDP-N-acetylmuramate dehydrogenase, which yields MNEKELRGELRENEPLARHTSWRVGGPARRFYRPADIEDLAEFLRQLDHGEPLLWLGLGSNLLVDDAGFVGTVIQTLGVLKGLEVAGERGLYSEAGVASAQVARFATRHDLVGIEFLAGIPGTIGGALAMNAGAWGGEIWPSVAWVRTIDRQGQIRTRGPEDFVVGYRDVQGPPGEWFIACELHLAPGDGAAAQARIAELLAARARSQPIGLPSCGSVFRNPVGDHAARLIEGAGLKGRRIGGAEVSAKHANFIINTGGASARDIWALMRLVQAEVERTAGVRLVPEVRQVGGNGE from the coding sequence ATGAACGAGAAGGAACTCAGGGGGGAGCTGCGCGAGAACGAGCCACTGGCCCGCCACACGAGTTGGCGGGTCGGTGGTCCGGCGCGGCGTTTCTATCGTCCGGCCGATATCGAGGATCTGGCCGAGTTTCTGCGACAGCTCGATCATGGCGAACCGCTCCTGTGGCTCGGGCTGGGTAGCAATCTGTTGGTCGACGATGCAGGTTTCGTCGGGACCGTGATCCAGACGCTGGGCGTTCTCAAGGGCCTCGAAGTCGCCGGTGAGCGAGGGCTCTACTCGGAGGCCGGCGTTGCCTCGGCTCAGGTCGCACGTTTCGCGACGCGCCACGATCTGGTCGGCATCGAGTTCTTGGCTGGGATTCCGGGCACGATCGGCGGGGCCCTGGCGATGAACGCAGGCGCCTGGGGCGGGGAGATCTGGCCTTCTGTGGCATGGGTACGGACGATCGACCGGCAGGGGCAGATCCGTACGCGCGGGCCCGAGGACTTCGTCGTCGGTTACCGCGACGTGCAGGGACCACCGGGCGAGTGGTTCATCGCCTGCGAATTGCATCTAGCCCCCGGTGATGGTGCGGCGGCCCAGGCGCGCATCGCCGAGCTCCTTGCGGCACGCGCGCGCAGCCAACCGATCGGTCTGCCGAGCTGCGGATCTGTGTTCCGCAATCCGGTTGGCGATCACGCGGCCCGGCTCATCGAGGGAGCTGGGCTCAAGGGGCGGCGGATCGGTGGCGCCGAGGTGTCGGCGAAGCATGCCAATTTCATCATCAACACGGGTGGTGCCAGCGCCCGCGACATCTGGGCCCTGATGCGGCTGGTCCAGGCCGAGGTCGAGCGCACCGCCGGGGTGCGCCTCGTACCCGAGGTCCGTCAGGTGGGGGGCAACGGCGAATGA
- the murC gene encoding UDP-N-acetylmuramate--L-alanine ligase has protein sequence MNPHCQHDASRMGRIRRLHFVGVGGAGMSGIAELMANLGYEVSGSDLRAGELTQRLAEHGVTVSIGHRADHVADADAIVVSSAIDEANPEVRAARAARLPVVRRAEMLAELMRFYYGVAVAGTHGKTTTTSLIASMLAEGGLDPTFVIGGRLNSAGANARLGTTKYLIAEADESDASFLYLQPTIAVVTNIDADHMATYGNDFARLRQTFGEFLHHLPFYGLAVLCIDDDEVRALMPEIPRPVRTYGTRPEADVRAVAIRQEGLRTHFEVHCTDLAEPWPIELNMPGRHNVLNALAAITVALELGVDEEAIARALAGFQGIGRRFVTCTLTDRAGRDLVLVDDYGHHPREVAATLAAARAGWPQRRLVLVFQPHRYTRTQELFEDFVQVLSSADRLVLCEVYPAGEGPIPGADGRSLMRAIRVRGELDPVYAGDPEEALRILDNSLTDGDLVLIMGAGDIGNLMGRLPTCLIQGEVP, from the coding sequence ATGAACCCGCATTGCCAGCATGACGCCTCTCGCATGGGTCGAATTCGCCGGTTGCACTTCGTCGGCGTCGGCGGTGCCGGCATGAGCGGCATCGCCGAGCTGATGGCCAATTTGGGCTACGAGGTTTCGGGCTCGGATCTGCGCGCCGGCGAGTTGACGCAGCGGCTCGCCGAGCATGGCGTGACGGTCTCGATCGGACACCGTGCCGACCATGTCGCCGATGCCGACGCGATCGTCGTCTCCTCGGCGATCGACGAGGCGAACCCCGAGGTCCGGGCCGCGCGCGCCGCGCGCCTGCCGGTCGTGCGCCGGGCCGAGATGTTGGCCGAGCTGATGCGCTTCTACTATGGCGTCGCGGTGGCCGGCACCCATGGCAAGACGACGACGACGAGCCTGATCGCGAGCATGCTCGCCGAGGGCGGGCTGGACCCGACCTTCGTCATCGGCGGACGGCTCAACAGTGCTGGGGCCAATGCCCGGCTCGGTACGACCAAGTACCTGATCGCCGAGGCCGACGAGAGCGATGCCTCGTTCCTCTATTTGCAGCCGACGATCGCCGTGGTGACCAATATCGACGCCGATCACATGGCGACCTACGGCAACGACTTCGCGCGGCTGCGGCAAACCTTCGGCGAATTCCTCCACCATCTGCCGTTCTACGGCCTGGCGGTACTCTGCATCGATGACGACGAGGTCCGTGCGCTGATGCCCGAGATCCCGCGCCCCGTGCGCACCTATGGCACCCGCCCGGAGGCTGACGTGCGGGCCGTCGCGATCCGTCAGGAAGGGCTGCGCACGCATTTCGAGGTGCATTGCACGGATCTCGCCGAGCCTTGGCCGATCGAGCTCAACATGCCTGGTCGTCACAATGTGCTGAACGCTCTCGCGGCGATCACGGTGGCCCTGGAGCTGGGCGTCGACGAAGAGGCGATCGCCCGTGCCCTGGCCGGTTTTCAGGGCATCGGCCGGCGTTTCGTGACCTGCACGCTAACGGACCGGGCCGGGCGCGACCTGGTTCTGGTCGACGACTATGGACACCATCCGCGCGAGGTCGCGGCGACGCTGGCGGCGGCCCGCGCCGGCTGGCCCCAACGGCGCCTGGTGTTGGTCTTCCAGCCGCACCGCTACACGCGCACGCAGGAGTTGTTCGAGGACTTCGTCCAGGTCCTCTCGAGCGCTGATCGGCTCGTTCTCTGTGAGGTCTATCCGGCCGGTGAGGGGCCGATCCCCGGGGCCGACGGCCGCTCGCTGATGCGCGCGATCCGTGTCCGCGGCGAGCTGGATCCGGTCTATGCCGGTGATCCGGAGGAGGCCCTGCGGATCCTCGACAACTCGCTTACCGACGGCGATCTGGTCCTGATTATGGGGGCCGGCGACATCGGTAACCTCATGGGCCGGCTCCCGACCTGTCTGATCCAAGGGGAGGTGCCATGA